The segment GCAACCTACAGCCAACCTATAATACTCTTGGTCTCTAGAACTTCGACTGCTATTAAACTTTCCTCGCATTTATACGATAAAGTTTTGATGCTCTAACTAGCATATCTAACTAGCATATACTTATTACAGCCCAAATTGTACTGGGTATGAAACAGTGTCTATGAGACAACAAACATAACATGAAATTGACATGCAGAACGTGCataatttacaagaaatatttTGAACACAGGTATAggtaatagatttttttttcgcggGTGTCACTTCATTCGACTTGATATTATGCTTGACCCTCTAATGGGTAAAACTGTCTGTACCCGTCCTTCGCATTTGGAGTTTCAGAGTCacatacaaaatttgttttaaattcacaatatgaaaaatgtgttcaaaactttagttttcttGACATTCTGATACTAATATTATAACATTTAGTATATAATTATAGCGAATCTCTAAATCTCAAGGATTCTAAAAACTGTTTCCTCAAGATTTCATTTTGGTTTCCTTCAAACATCTTCTAATCAAACTAAACAGCTGGGTTGAATTGGAACTACATAAACTATTGTTGGTCTCAAAACTTGCTAATATATGTTCGGTACATACCTatttctaaattaaattttatgtatAATCTTCCTACTGATCTAAATTATGTATGTACTGTTACTTATAAATACAGTTCACAAAGAATCTTCAATAAAGTCTCGCGGTAATATTAGTCTTTTAATCCGGAATATAATCAGTTTCTTTTCCGTAGTTCTCCATATAAATTTGTAATGTTTGGAAAGCAAATCTGTTTTGCACTTAAGAACGGAATGTTAAACCATTGCCAGCTTTTTGGGGCCGTGTTATTCACCAAATAATCTGCACATCGAGGAAATGAAAACCAACCGTCCACTCTAAAACAAAGAATATAGAAGATTAATCGCAATATTCCTAACGAACATTCGAGCAAATGTAATTACATCGACTGTTTGCAATCCACAATCGGATATTCGTACTCAAAGCAGTAGTTCTGTACCTTACTATAAATCCAAGCCACCGCGTAGGAGAAAAACGTGGCCACATTACGCAAGCAAGAGAAAAATTGAACGTCACAACTGCAACGCAATCTGTGTAGATAGAATTGAGGCAAAAATAACAACTATAAATAATAAGACAAACCAAATATTACATTCTAACATACCTGCTGAAAAATTGCGGTTTGTACGGAAGGCCCGGAAAGTCCTCATAGTCCTCCTGTTGTACTATGGCAGATGGACACTCGTCGTGGGCTTTACAGCATCGATCGATTTTGGTAAAGTACGAATTTTGTGTAACTTCACCATCGGGAGACCAATTTCCTGGGCCACAATAATTCGTAAGTATTCTGACACTAATTCCTGATCCCGTTGTGTCATGGTGTTGTATCTCGTTGGTCTGTGTACTATCGGCATACTTTTGCAGGAAGGAAACCACTTGCTGATCGTACTGCTCAAACTCCGGCTTCGTCCAGTTATCTCGTGTATACGAATATTCACTCAAAATGTTGTGTAGAATATTAACATGATCGTTAGGATCTAAATGATTTAGAAATTCTTGACTGTGCTCAGCAACTAAATTCGACTGCTGTGCCCCTACAGCTGCCACCATCAGAGAACAACCAAAAAATATTACCGCTTTCATTTCGCACGCTAAATACCAACAATAATAGGTAAGCTGTAGGACACCTAACTTTGAACTGATAGATCGTTCCAAATAGACGCACCGTTTTATAACATTCGAAGCATCAGCTGTCTTCTCATAAAGTGTTTACTCAACACTCAATATATTCAGCCTAAATAAAGCGTATCGTAGAGACAAAAAGTATCCATAACCTAGACCGCCAAAAGTGTGCTGTCGTCTGTTGTTGTAAGTGCGGGAAGGTCCCATGACGGTTTATCAGCATTTATGAATTAATAACTTCATAATACATGTGTATAGCTATCGGAATGAGGAGACATGTGCCCCCTTCTTGTTACTCGAACTGTTTACTGCTTTCATTCAGTAATAACAGAAGTCTTGATCAAACTAAATcatcaattgattttattattaaaagtGTACCAAAACTTTAGTGAGCTAATCACAAGGACATTTCAGAATGGTTTTTCTTTTGACCTTTATAATGATATTAGGCAtttaattaattctttataacGGCAGTTTTTACAATCAACTGAGAGAATGGTACAAGAAAGTAACGAAACAAATGTTTTTATAGTATTCTAACAGAGTGGGATAGAGCGGCAAAtaaggtaagggagggtcattgaagtaaCGCTGGTTAAGTATGTGTACTGTTCCTCTTCACCCAAGCTGGTGAATCCGCACATCGGAGCATTGGATTGTATCGATGTTTGGATACTATTATACACATCTTTGGTTCAAAAGAAATGGATCTTAAATTTATATTTGATgttcaaaaaactacaaggtatacagccctaagggttgtacgaaaaggtgacgtaggactatatcagatcatcagatcaaagactaatgtaaactgcatattataagaatctgtgagttccgttgtttaagtgaatgtttaaaagagaagagcgaaatattcagattcgattcttcatttaatgcaatggtggctttgaaaatacgtcgaCGGGGGTttataagtacaatgcctgcaacctttgaggcatggaaaatttcttttaaaatcacttgtgtgcatcagaAAGGTTGAAACCGTAATGAATTATCTCCCTtaacacaggggtgaggggtctcaaagcatcataaaataaataaattcatgcctccaaaaaactatacaagccaaatttggtgccatttgcttgattagttctcgagttatgaagaaatgtgtatttcatttgtatgggatctccccttcttaaagaaagcaaaggttctaatcctaTGGTGGATTAAAAttccccctgttaaaagacggatgggtctcattatatcatagaaaaaatttctgccttctcaaacccccacatgccgaacttggtttcatttgcttgattagttctagagttttgaggaaatttgtatttcatttgtttgggagcccccttTCTTAAAAGAAGAagcggtctcagtacaccatagaaaaacatcttaccttcaaaaacccccacaagccaattttggttccttttgctcgaatagttctggagttatgaggaaatttgaatattatttgtatgggtgcccccctcctagagagaggaggggtcttaatttaccatagaaaaaattcttgccttctgaaacccctacattccaaatttggttccatttgcttgattagttctagagttttgaggaaatttgtatttcatttgtacaggagcccccctcttagaaggagaagaggtctcagtacactgtaaaaaattaatcctgctttctgaaacccccacatgccaa is part of the Sabethes cyaneus chromosome 2, idSabCyanKW18_F2, whole genome shotgun sequence genome and harbors:
- the LOC128735777 gene encoding uncharacterized protein LOC128735777, which produces MVAAVGAQQSNLVAEHSQEFLNHLDPNDHVNILHNILSEYSYTRDNWTKPEFEQYDQQVVSFLQKYADSTQTNEIQHHDTTGSGISVRILTNYCGPGNWSPDGEVTQNSYFTKIDRCCKAHDECPSAIVQQEDYEDFPGLPYKPQFFSRLRCSCDVQFFSCLRNVATFFSYAVAWIYSKVQNYCFEYEYPIVDCKQSIVDGWFSFPRCADYLVNNTAPKSWQWFNIPFLSAKQICFPNITNLYGELRKRN